The Bacteroidales bacterium genomic sequence TACGTTGAGCATACCAGCGCTGGAATGGGAACTGGAGAGCGTGCATCTGATCCCTTTAAAACAACCCTTTGCCATTGCCCGGGATAATCCGGCATACAACGTGACAAAAGATAATGTCATCCATTTTAAGGGCTGTTCTTACTCGGTTCCCGATGATACGTTCCAAAAGCCAGGAACAGAAGTACTTGTCCGGCAGCAAGATGATTGCCTGATCATTTGCAATACTGGCGGAGAGGAAATTGTCCGGCATCAGATATCACTGTTGAAGGGCCAGCAAGTCCGAAATAACAACCATAAACGCGATCATAACAAAAAGGTAAAGGAACTTATTGCTCAGGCGATGAGGTTGTTCACCGATCAGGAAAAGGCCATAGGTTACCTCGAAAATATACATAAGCAAATGCCCCGCTATGCGCGGGACCAGATTAACATGGTTGCATCAGCAGGGAAAAAATACACAAAAGAAGAGATGGACCAGACCCTGGCTTACTGTCTTGAAAATAACCTGCCCAGGGCCGTTGATTTTGAACCGGTGTTGCTTTCTATCAGACAGCAAGTTGTAACTCCCCAGACATTGAATAAAGGGGTAGACCGCCTTCAAAACAGCAAGTATAGGATCCAGCCACAAACCAGTAGTATATCAGATTATAAACAAATTCTTTGACCATGGAAACAAAAACGGAAAGCCTGTGTAACCTTGCACGGCAACTCAAACTCGCCGGAGCGGGTGGGGCCATGAATGATCTGCTCATCAGCGCCCAGCAACAGCAGATCAGTTATCTTGACTTTGCCTTTGGGTTACTTAATGCTGAGATCGATCATCGTAACCGGCAGAACCTTGCCCGAAGGCTTCGAAACGCAAAGTTGCCTGCCAATCATGACCTGGAACTGTGGCAAGAAAACCATCTCAGTGGAATATCCCCAAAACAATTAACTCAACTGCGTGAATGTATCTGGCTCGAACAAAACTTTAACATTATCCTGATGGGACCCAGCGGAACAGGAAAAACCTTCATCGCTGCCGGGCTTTGTTACGAAGCCTTGCTCAAGGGTTATAAAGCCTGCTTCAGGACAATGGAACAGCTTGACCATCTGCTGAAAATGAAAGATATTACCAAATCAGCTGCCCGTGAATATACCGTACTGCTCAATGCAGATCTGTTAGTGATCGATGATATTATGATGTTCCCCATCGAACGCAAACAATCAGTAACCTTGTTTAATCTCATTGATCATCTTCACCAGAATGCCTCTATTGTCGTCACAACCAACAAGAGCCCGGATGAATGGGTTAAAGTACTCGATGATGAAGTGCTGGCCGCAGCAATCCTGGACCGGTTGCTTTTCAAGTGCGAAGTGGTCAAATTATCCGGTAAATCCTACCGGCTGGAAAACAGAAAAACAATCTTTGAAAATAACGTTCTTTAATATTTTGTTCCTTTGCAAATCGGAAATTAACGATGCAGAAATACTTGCATTCTTATTTACCGAAAATCTGCATTTGTAATTACCGCTTACAGCTATTTCCCAGCTATTTTAATTTAGATACTTTTTCTGAAATTTTTCCAATAATACATGAAGTTCTTCATGCTTACCTTCTCCGATTACTGCTTTTTCATGGTTTTCAAAATCATTTAATAACCTATTTTGATCTGATTCTGACAACCTGGCGTCACCCATTGGAAATAATATGTTGTTTTCTTTTGCGATATGATTTCTAAGAAGATTAACATAGGATATTGCTGCATCTACAAATGCATTTTTATTGATTGTATGATTAACAATACTTTCTTGCATCTGTTTGATGAAATTACGCCCTTGTTGGTGTTCTGATAGCATAACACCTATCGGTCCACGTTCGTTAGGTATTCCAACTTTTTCAAGGGCAGGAAAGAAATAACCCTCTTCTTTCCCATGATGGCATTTGTCGGCAAATACTTTTAGAAAATCTATCATATCCTCAATATCCTTAGTATCTACCTCTTCATTTTTACGGATATTCTCAACAATTCTTTCTATCACGTTAAGAACAATCAAAATTGCCTCATGTTCGTGCATTAAATCTTCACTTGCTTTATTCATAGTTTTATTTCCTATTCTTATATGATTATAAAAAGGCTTGTCTGCAATCGCCCAACGTAAGGATTTCAATGAGCATCACCTTGAGCTGGTGCTATGGAGTGCCCATCGCATCCATGACCTTCGGCAGCATGGCCTTCTACCTCTCCTTCGGCGAACTTGAAGAACTGGACATATGCTTCAATATATTCTCTTCCGGCTTCGACATTATTGACATCAAATTTCTTCAATGACATCACTTTATCAAACCGTTTTGTTAATTCCGGCATGTCGTCTTTTGATACCATTCCTTCCAGTGGTGATAAGTTCCCTACTTCAATTGATTTATCAGCAGCCAGTACTTTTTCATCAATGGGAATTCCTGATGGTTTCACTCCGGTAAAAGGCACTCCTTCTCCGGCTCTGTGAATTCTGACCAGCGTTTCAAAAAAATATGTTTCTGCCAGTACTTTAGCATCAGTACTGAACCCTCTGACTTTCATCATAAGGTCAAATGCATCCTTGATTTCTTTTTCATGTGCGGCTGGAACCCATTTGAGGGTATAGTTCACATTGTTTTGCTCGATTGCTTGCTTTGCATCTGCAATTAATGGGCCATCCATTGTATCGCAATGGGCATAAAGGGCTTCGTTTATTCCTAATAACAAACCCAATATCAGGATTCCAATAATCTTGATTTTCATAATAATCGTTTTTAAATCCATTTTCGACTCAAAAGTATATCGCCTTGAAAATAAATACTGTAACACATGTTACAAACTTTAACATTTTTCCCGGGACATTGATAATTCAGATAATAGCCAACTTCGGGGAGTCGGGGTAGAAAAATTTGATGATTTTTCATTGAACTGGTTGATGGAAAGCTATTTGTATGTAGTTGGAGTCAAGGCCGGGGTTAGATTTAGATACTTTTTTCAGCCCCCATTCCTGGCTCTTCCCCCACCCGGGGGAAGGGAGTATTTTCTTTGCAATTTGAAGTAACAACGATTCTCAGTAACTTCGCTCATTAATGGATTATCTTGGCCAAGCTTGGAGGACAGGAAGATTATCCGATTTATTTCGGGGCTGGGCCGGAAATACTGCGGATTGCCGGAGATTTGAGAAAATCGATGACACCGGCAGAAAGGTTGTTATGGAAAGAGATCAGGAATCGAAAGATCAATGGGTTCAGTTTTCGAAGGCAGCACCCTGTCAAGGATTTTGTTGTGGATTTCTTCTGTTATCATGCCATGCTTATCATCGAAATTGACGGAGACGTACACGACGATGCTTATCAGAAAGAAAGGGATGATGAAAGGATGAAAATCATAAAAAAATTAGGTATAAATGAAATTCGGTTTAAAAATGAAGAGGTAATAAACAACCTTGAACAAGTCATTAAAAGAATTGCAATAGAACTTAATCAGAAATAGCAAGAACTTCCCCTTCCCCCGGGTGGGGGAAGGGTTAGGAATGGGGGCTGAATGGGGTTTTTGGAAAAATGAAAATATCCAAATTTTTCTATGGTTTTTCACTTAATCCGTTGATGAAAAGTGTTTTGTGTGTAGTTGGAGTCAATGCCGGGGTCGGATTTAGATACTTTTGATTCTGGTAAGGGGATTTGATCACTTTCTTATTCCGGTGGATTTTCAAGCTGGAAGCAAGCCGGTAAGGCATTCATTGGTTAAATCATATGAAGATACCAGGTTGGGGGAGATCGTTTCTTAGCAGGTTGCTTTCCCTTATTAAATTGGAAATTAAGATGACAAAACTTTAAATTATAGTTTCATTAGTAATGGAATCACGTCATTTACGAATCCTTGAAATTTATCATTATCTAAATCATTTGCTGTATGAATATAGATAATTTTCGAATCAATCTTTATTAACCAAGATAGGTTTGCTCCAGAATTACCTGGATACTTAATTGTATTTTCCTCGCCAAATATACCTAAACCATATTTATATCCTTTTACGTCTCTAACCCAATCTGTCATTATGTTAAATTCGGGTTGTTTACTTATAAAGGCCATCATTCTTAAATAATCTTCAATTGTCCCAATCATACCACCAGAATATGCTGATAAGCTATAATGATATGGCCAAGGATTCATATATCCTTTTGGATAATTACCATTACCATCATCCATTCTTATTGAAGGTGCTATTCCTTTAAAACGTTCTAACAATAATTCATTGACCGTTTTCTTGGTTTCTTTTTCCAAAATAATTCCAGCTATATTAAATCCTGTGTTTGAATACAATACAGAATCCCCCGGATTAAATGCTAATTCTTTATTTTTATAAGCTGTATCAATAGTTAATTGAGCATTACCTGCTTGTTTACAATTAAATAATAATCCAACATAATCCTTTATTCCACTGGTATTTGACAACAACATTTTTATTGTGATTTTGTCAGACTTTTGATAACCTTGATTTAATGGAAACCATTTATCAATCGTAGATTGAATATTTAACCCATTTTTTAGAATTAAATAGCTAATTGCAGGTTTTGAACCTGGACACACTAGACGTAAATCGTTTCCCTTGTCAATTGCTCCATTTGAAAATGTTTTTACAATATCAGTATTACAATCAATAACACCTACAAGTATTCCAGCATCCTTATTTGTCGATGATAAAACATACTGATTTAATAAACTATCTATTACAGAATCAGTTTGAGCCTTTGCGCTAAAGAAAATAGAAATTAGCAATGTTGTCAGAATAATTTGTCGTTTCATTTCTATTATGTTTAATTGATGAGTCTTTTTGCATTTTGCCTAACAACTTATGGCTAAATGTATTGCGTTTATTTTCAATTTAGCGTTTACCAGTAAAGGTAACATTTAATGTATGGTTAAAAAAAAATTACAGCTTAAAACCTCACAAAAATGGAAGAAAAACCAGGGTCGGATTTAGATACTTTTAATTCTGGTTAATGGTTTTGATCACTTTTTATTTCAGTGGGTTTTGGAGCCGGAGGCAAGCTGCTGAGGCATTCATAGCTCAAACTATATTGAAGATACCAGGTTGGGGGAGATAATGGCTTAGCGGGTTTTTCTCATAATTGATTCATAATATTTAATGTATGTTAATATCTGATTTTATATACTCAATCAATCTTCTCTAAAAATGACTCTAACTTACAATATCAATTCTGATTTTCAACTATCTGCACAGGCCGATTACCTTGACCAATCAAGGCCGTTCATTTCCTGACAAGTTATAAGATACATTCTCAGATATATAAGGTGGTCAATTTAAATTGGCGCAGACTGGTCAACTTGGTCGGCGTATGCACCTATCCTTCTGTGAATTTATTATTTGCTACTTTTAAGTATCTTTGTAAAAATTATATGATAATGGTCACGGTCCTTAAATACGGCGCTGATAAGAATAAGATCAGGTCACTGCTGGAACGATTGAAAAATCAAAAAAGCAAAAGTGGCATTGATGCTTATAAATACTGCGGAGTCATTTCACTTGCAGAAGAACCTCTTTTAATTCAAAAAGAGATGAGAAATGAATGGAAATAAGATCTTTGTTGACACAAACATCATTTTATACCTGCTAAATGGCGATGAAACCCTTGCAGAACTGCTTAATGGCAAACAGCTTTATATTTCATTCATTACCCAACTTGAATTATTAAGTTATCCGAAAAATTCCAGGAAAGATATTAAGATCATTCAGGAATTTATCGAACAATGTATTATCATTGATATTAACGAAGAAATAAAGGACATTGTGATTGACTTGAAAAAGAAACAGCAATTCAAACTTCCTGATGGTATCATCATTGCAACTGCCCTTTATCTTGATCTACCATTAATCACTGCTGATCAAGATTTTAAAAAACTGGATAAGCTGAATCTTATCTTTTATGAGCGATAATTAGTTTTATCCATAAAGTGGTTTCTTTATTTAATTTTAAAATTTAGATAATAGCCAACTTAGGGGAGCCGGGGTGGAAAAACCGGTCAAAAAGGCCGGATTTTTCATTTTCATATCTTTTATAAGCCTTGATATTCCCGACTTAGCTTAATTCATCTTCCATTAAAAAAAATTTAGATACTTGGTTTTTTGGAAAAATGAAATTATCCAATTTTTTTGATGGTTTTTCATTGAACTGGTTGATGGAAAGCTATTTGTATGTAGTTGGAGTCAAGGCCGGGGTTGGATTTAGATACTTTTTTCAGCCCCTATTCCTGGCCCTTCCCCCACCCGGGGGAAGGGAGTATTTTCTTTGCAATTTGAAGTAACAACGATTCTCAGTAACTTCGCTCATTAATGGATTATCATGGCCAAGCTTGGAGGAAAGGAAGATTATCCGATTTATTTCGGGGCTGGGCCGGAAATGCTGCGGATTGCCGGAGATTTGAGAAAATCGATGACACCGGCAGAAAGGTTGTTATGGAAAGAGATCAGGAATCGAAAGATCAATGGGTTCAGGTTTCGAAGGCAGCACCCTGTCAAGGATCTTGTTGTGGATTTCTTCTGTTATCATGCCATGCTTATCATCGAAATTGACGGAGACGTACACGACGATGCTTATCAGAAAGAAAGGGATGATGAAAGGATGAAAATCATAAAAAAATTAGGTATAAATGAAATTCGGTTTAAAAATGAAGAGGTAATAAACAACCTTGAACAAGTCATTAAAAGAATTGCAATAGAACTTAATCAGAAATAGCAAGAACTTCCCCTTCCCCCGGGTGGGGGAAGGGTTAGGAATGGGGGCTGAATGGGGTTTTTGGAAAAATGAAAATATCCAAATTTTTTCATAGATTTTGACTTAATCCATTGACGGAAAGTGTTTTGTGTGTAGTTGGAGTCAAGACCGGGGTCGGATTTAGATACTTTTGTTTCTGGAATAGAGGATTTGATCTCTTTTTATTCCGGTGGGATTTAAGGTAGGAAGCAAGCCGGTAAGGCATTCATTGGTTAAATCATATGAAGATACCGGGTTGGGGGAGAAATTTTAATAAAATCTTATCGGGAAGATTTAAGATAGAATAACTCTACAATGAATCTCCAGCATTCGTGGGAATATTAACTCATTAATTAATTAATATATAGACAATTATAACCGATAAGCAAGAAATATCAGTCACTGAGCAAGCAAACAGTCATTATAAATTATCTCAACTGTGGAAGAATAATTAAGTTTGGTAATGCTCTCCCAAAATTTCTAAGTATTACAATAGAAATAATGGGTTTTGCCAGTTCCACATTTCTACCTTCATGCCATCTGTAATACTCTCCATGAGTGCGTCTAATGATAGGATTTCCTCTGTTCCATAAATTTATTATCTGATTATGTTGACCTCGAGCAGGCAATGCAGCAAATGCCGGGAAATTCTGTCGCAAATGATCTTTAATTCTCTTTAAATTTAACTCTTGTGGATAAGCATGTGCAAATAAATAAGCAACATAATTAGTTTCAAATGAATTATTTATTAAAATTCTTTCTAAATCTTGTAAATTTTGCACAGCATGAGCATCAGGAACTTGATAATCAGGCAACTGATTAAATTCAATAATCTGATTTAATACTTTAATTTGTTGACATCCATTTTGTTGCAAGAGACCAACTTCAAGAGCATGTAAATCTAATCCTTGTCCAAGATCCCAAATAATTGCGAGTTGAAATTGACCATTCATTGCAAATTCGCCGACACTACTCGGTTTAAATTTAAACTCACACCTTTTTATTGAAAATGGTTGGGTATTTCGATCTATTACCAAGCAATCTGGGCTAGTTTGAGGAATCTGCCCATTCATTACAGGGCCCAAATAACTCATATTGAGTACACTTTCACCTAACTCAGACGAAAACAAATGTCTAAGCGAAAATTCTTCAATTGGCTTAAAATTCATATTAATTTTTTTTTCAAAATTATAAAAGATACTTACAAATTCAAATCATTGATTTAAACTTATTTAATATAAGGCGATTGTAAATCCTCACCATAGTTTTCACCAGTAAAATTATCAATTTAATGGGTGGTTTTGACAGATACTGGAGAATCCGGTCAAATTGACCACTTTTTCAAAATCCAGGCTCTCAGGAAAAATTTGGCTTGGATATAAGATTATACCAGGTGGCAGGTGATCGTTTCTTAGCGGATTGCTTTCCTTATTTAAACTGACTATTATCCTGTTATGGGGTCAGATCAATTCATCTAAAAAAGAGATTTGTAAACCTGATATAACTTCTAATTTTAACGGCAAGAAACCTTTTAACTATTTCATGGACTGGTTAATTCATCAGCACTGTCTATTTTTGGAAAA encodes the following:
- the istB gene encoding IS21-like element helper ATPase IstB; translation: METKTESLCNLARQLKLAGAGGAMNDLLISAQQQQISYLDFAFGLLNAEIDHRNRQNLARRLRNAKLPANHDLELWQENHLSGISPKQLTQLRECIWLEQNFNIILMGPSGTGKTFIAAGLCYEALLKGYKACFRTMEQLDHLLKMKDITKSAAREYTVLLNADLLVIDDIMMFPIERKQSVTLFNLIDHLHQNASIVVTTNKSPDEWVKVLDDEVLAAAILDRLLFKCEVVKLSGKSYRLENRKTIFENNVL
- a CDS encoding hemerythrin domain-containing protein, whose translation is MKSLRWAIADKPFYNHIRIGNKTMNKASEDLMHEHEAILIVLNVIERIVENIRKNEEVDTKDIEDMIDFLKVFADKCHHGKEEGYFFPALEKVGIPNERGPIGVMLSEHQQGRNFIKQMQESIVNHTINKNAFVDAAISYVNLLRNHIAKENNILFPMGDARLSESDQNRLLNDFENHEKAVIGEGKHEELHVLLEKFQKKYLN
- a CDS encoding DUF6448 family protein, with protein sequence MKIKIIGILILGLLLGINEALYAHCDTMDGPLIADAKQAIEQNNVNYTLKWVPAAHEKEIKDAFDLMMKVRGFSTDAKVLAETYFFETLVRIHRAGEGVPFTGVKPSGIPIDEKVLAADKSIEVGNLSPLEGMVSKDDMPELTKRFDKVMSLKKFDVNNVEAGREYIEAYVQFFKFAEGEVEGHAAEGHGCDGHSIAPAQGDAH
- a CDS encoding endonuclease domain-containing protein, with translation MAKLGGQEDYPIYFGAGPEILRIAGDLRKSMTPAERLLWKEIRNRKINGFSFRRQHPVKDFVVDFFCYHAMLIIEIDGDVHDDAYQKERDDERMKIIKKLGINEIRFKNEEVINNLEQVIKRIAIELNQK
- a CDS encoding beta-lactamase family protein translates to MKRQIILTTLLISIFFSAKAQTDSVIDSLLNQYVLSSTNKDAGILVGVIDCNTDIVKTFSNGAIDKGNDLRLVCPGSKPAISYLILKNGLNIQSTIDKWFPLNQGYQKSDKITIKMLLSNTSGIKDYVGLLFNCKQAGNAQLTIDTAYKNKELAFNPGDSVLYSNTGFNIAGIILEKETKKTVNELLLERFKGIAPSIRMDDGNGNYPKGYMNPWPYHYSLSAYSGGMIGTIEDYLRMMAFISKQPEFNIMTDWVRDVKGYKYGLGIFGEENTIKYPGNSGANLSWLIKIDSKIIYIHTANDLDNDKFQGFVNDVIPLLMKL
- a CDS encoding type II toxin-antitoxin system VapC family toxin, which gives rise to MNGNKIFVDTNIILYLLNGDETLAELLNGKQLYISFITQLELLSYPKNSRKDIKIIQEFIEQCIIIDINEEIKDIVIDLKKKQQFKLPDGIIIATALYLDLPLITADQDFKKLDKLNLIFYER
- a CDS encoding endonuclease domain-containing protein gives rise to the protein MAKLGGKEDYPIYFGAGPEMLRIAGDLRKSMTPAERLLWKEIRNRKINGFRFRRQHPVKDLVVDFFCYHAMLIIEIDGDVHDDAYQKERDDERMKIIKKLGINEIRFKNEEVINNLEQVIKRIAIELNQK